The nucleotide window ATACTTTTTTTCACTCGTTGAGCTGGCTGGCATGAATGCAAACCGGTACAATGCTTATGAAGGGGCCATTTGGCAACACACAGGAAAAGTCTTTAAAATGTCCATATGTGGATCCTGCAAGTCCACAATTAAGATCATCCGGTATGCTAGCGAAGATTTGGCTTAACAAGGAAGAATTCACTCATCAGAGTATACACAGTGCTGGGTTTAAACACAGGGAAAGAACTAGGCACCACCTGAATGTCCAACAATGCGGGAATGATTACAGAAATGTTAGGGTCCGTTGATACACTCTTGCAGGCACTGAAGATGACATTTCTGAAGCCTGTTGAATAACACGGAAATAAGTTCAATGGGttgatttttgtttggttttagtttCTGAAAAAGCAGGTTAAGAAACACTACATACATGAACCATTCTGTAACAGTGTGTTAAAAGGGAGAGTGGGGTAgaggtgaggaagggagggagaaggagagaagagcGCGTGGAAAAACAGCACACCAAAAAGGTAAAAGTGGTTGTCTCTGGATAGTAGGATCATGGGGAGCAATTACTCTCTTGGTTTTCCCTCATCTGAGTTCCTTCTCCTTCCTGATGTTTCTACCATGAAATTGTATCACCTGTACAgtaaacaaagagagaaagaaagtgctTTTTAAACCAAACAACAAGGAGAAGAAGCAGCCTTTTACCTATCAAGTGGCACAGATTAGCAAGGGTATTCACAACGCCCAAGGCCGGTGTGGGgcgaggggaggagaaggggggcGAGCTGtgaggggggtgggaggggagaagagagagtgGGAGAAAGAGAGACCCAGAGTGAGAGAGATAGAgacggagggaggaggggagagatggagagagggaaggaggaggggagggcaggagggaaggagagagggggagagagggggagagagggaaggaggagggaagaggagagagagagacagagacagagagacagagaggggagggggagagaaagagacgagagagagagagagagagagagagagagagagagagagagagagagagagagagagagagagagagagagagagagagagagagagagagagagagagagagagagagagagagagagagagaaggggggggggagagagagagagacagagagacctgCACTCCCAATAcaatacactgctggtgggttAGGGGGGCAAAGTTGGGGAGGGGGGAGTTGTAAACCGGGTGGGAGCCAAGGTTTGGCTCTGCTGGCTGGCTCGCTCTTGGGATGTCTTCATCGCAAGGTGGCCTCTTCGTCGGTGTCTTCCTCGAAATCCTTGACGTCAGCACTGGTGGACTGCCTGGCCCAGGCTCCCCTTTCGGCCTCTCGTTCTTTATGCGACTTGAATCTCCCAACGAAAATTTTGCGGTAGTTCAGGAACATGCCATTCATCGCATCGATGGCCCGCTCGGCGGACTCCTGCTTCTGGAAGTGCACAAACCCGTAGCCCTTGGGCCCCTTTTCGTCGCAGGCCACTTTGCAGGAGAGGATGTTGCCGAACGCCGAGAAGATGTTGTACAGCGCCTTGTTGTCAATGGTCTTGCCCAGGTTCTTGATGAAGACGTTGCCCACCCCGCTCTTGCGGAGCGAGGGGTCCCGCTGGGACCACATGATGCGCACTGGCCTGCCCTTGATGACATCAAAGTTCAGGGTCTCCAGGGCCCGCTTGGCGTCCACTGGTTGCTGGTAGTTGACATACGCGTAGCCCAACGAGCGGCGGGTGATCTTGTCCCTGCAAATGCGGATAGAGAGGATCGGCCCCGCCGGGCTGAACTTCTCGTACAGCATTGCCTCTGTCACCTCAGGGTGCAGGTCGCCCACGTACAGCGAGGCCATAGGAAAGTCTGGGTTCCCTTCGGAGCCCCCGCCCGTCTCCGCATCCGCATCGGCATCCGCGGCGGCAGCCgctgctgcagccgccgccgccgccgccgccgccgccgccgccgctaccGCTGCGGCCACCTCCGCATCCGCATCCGCATCCACATCCGACTCCCCCAAGGGGGGCGCCGCAGCCTCCGTTGCTgctgcggcggctgcggcggcggcggcggcggcggcggcggcttcgGCCGCGCTGGCCTCCGCCACGGCCACGGCCGCTGCCGCCAgggcagcctcctcctcttctcccgcCAGGGCTGCAGCCGCCTCCGCCAGGGTGGCCTCCGCCACTGCCTCCTCTACTGAGGCCTCGGCCTCCACCTCAGCCTCCACCTCTGCTTCCGCCTCCGCCACGGAGGCCTCCGCCACCGCCTCTGCCACGGTCGCCGCCGcagcctccgccgccgccgccgctgccgccgccaccgccgccgccactgTCGCCGCTGTCGCCACGGTCGCCGGTGCCTCCGGGCCGCTGCCGCGACCTCCCTTCCCGCGAACTGGGGGAGCGGAGAggcgggggagggcaggagggccgGTGGGCGCCGGAACCCGGGCCGGGGGCTCGAGCGCGAGCCGGGGCGGGGGACCCGGGGCCAGCCGATCTGGCGCGTCCCAGTCACCTGGGATGGCGAGTGCTGCCAGGAGCGCGCCGGTGCGAGTCGCCGCAGCCTGCagcctgctgctgccgccgccgctcggTCGTGGGCTAGCGTGCGGGGCGCGGGCGGGCGGCgtgtggtggggggcggggggtgttGGCGTCTGTGGTCCGGGCAGCTGGGAAGGCTTCTGTCTCTTTGGTTCCCCCTGTGGCTGCTGCGGGGCTGCGGGGCCACgggtggtgggagggggcggGAGCGGGAAGCTTGGGGCTGGGGGGCCGGGGTGTGAGTCCTCAGCCTCTCGGGTCGCCTGGATATTTATGAGGAGGAAGCCAGGGAAAGGGCGCCACTGTGGACTGAGGGACCAGGTGTTAGATTTAGGGAGTTTTGTTTGATCCCTCCTCTCCCCATAGAACCTTTAAATGATTCAATCAGGTGCCTTGCAAGAGAGGGTGGGTGGCGTTGAGAATACATTTGCCCGGCCTAAACAAAGCCACGAAAAATGGTTTTCTCGCATTCGGGGGTTTCCCCCCACCTCAGCGCGCGCACCCACTCTTCAACATCACCGCCACCGAGGAAACAACTCCTGAGCGGGAGCTGGGGCAAGCGGGgcaagctcctcctgcagcctgCTGACCCATTTTCTCAGAGATCCCTCCCCTTTTTCCAGCTCTTTCCCTCCTCTGCAACACTTGCAAAAGGGGACATAAAGAACACGTATTCATTCATCCATAATGCCATGCCACAAATACTTATGGAGCCAATGCCGGTCCCTAGGGATACAGGGGTCTGGGAAGCGGGAGGAAATCGACTGGTTTTGAGCTTGTCCTTGGGAGCAGGCTGGGCTGGAAACCATGCCCCTGCTCCAGGCTACGGGAAAACTAGGGACCTAGGGTTCTTGAGCGTCCCCCCCCCAACTCCTCCCGCCCTTGCCATCTCAATTCATGCAGCCTGCAAGTGAGGGAAGTCAAGAGCACCCTGTCCTTAGTGCTGTCCTCCGTGATAGGTGAGGAAAGCCAAACCAAGGGCTGGGGACAGAGCCTGGTCCCGAGCCAGGCACTAGCTTCCCCCAAGGGAGCTCCAAAAGGTGAGCAACAGTCCACCACGTCGAGGCAGGACAGAAGGCTTTCTAGACATAGGGATCAGTCTGTGTCCAAGGCCCTGTAGCATGCTAGCTAGCACCTGCATGGTCACTTCTGGTCATGCGTAATTGTCTGGCGTGGATAGCGCTTATGATCTCCAAGAGTAGATGGCAAGAGATGGGACTGGAAGGTGTGGGGCCCTGAAAAGCTAGCTAAGGAGCTTGGACTCTAAACCCAAGCTCATGGGCCCACTCAGCATATTCAAGGAGGAACTCGATATGGTCAGATATTTAGAAAGAGCACAAATTAAACATCAATACAGAACtcactaagagagtagatctaaAGAGCTCTCATTACATGGGGGAAAATGTGTAACTGCTGAGGTGATGGGCGTTtgctaaacttactgtgataatcacttAGCGATATAAAcagatatcaaatcattatgttgtacaccttcaATGAATAcgatgttacatgtcaattatatctcaatgtaATGGGGGGAAAATCCATCAATACACATATAAATGTCTGATTGcacgcgcgcacgcgcacacacacacacacatctgagaGAGAGCTGATAGAACAAAAAGAAGTCAGTCAGATGTGACCCGTTCCAAAAGAGTCAGAGCAACCCTTCCTTCGGTCGCTCCTTTCCTTCCATAAATAGGGGTTTCTCACTTACCCTGAGCCAGGCATTGAACTGTGGACTTGGGGGTCAAATACAAAACATGATAAAACCACAGTGCCTTCCCTCAGGATGTCTCGCTCCACTACAGCTCAGGCTGCCCATACAAATGACAGAAATGCCAGCAGAGGGCTATAGGTGCTATATGTGATTGGACTATGCTGACCGTGGAATTTCATCTGCCCAGCACATattctctccatccctcccccgcccccgcagtCCTGCCCATCCACATTCACTGGGCAAATAAAGCTGTTTTCTGTGGTGGCAGCAGGACCCGGGCGATTGCACACGATAGAACAACCCTGAACCGTCAGAACTGACTGAGTCACTGTGGGGTTTGAGGGCATGGGAACTTTCTCATCACTGGCTGGGAAGCATCCCAAGATGGctgagaaacagacacacagacatgtgCCTCGCCAGCTTGCAAAGTCTAGCCCTCTGCCCCTAGACAGGATTAGTGCCAGCAAGGGAAAGGGACAGAGACTTAGGAAAAGCCTGCTGTACAGCTGGTGCCTTGACCAAGGGGGTCATTGTCACCACTCTTGGGAACCATCTCCTGGGGGGCTAGGGTGCTTGTAGGCAGGACGCAGATGAGCTGTGCCTCACCATTGCAGGTGGCCATCCAAGAGGGACCGGAGGAGGCAGAGACCAAGGGGGAAGACATAATTGCTGAGGGGGTAGGGTACATGGGGATGATGAGAAGAACTTCTCGGCCCATTGTTGAGAGACAGAAGTGACAAGGGCGACCAATTCAAGGACCAGGACTCAACAAGATCTCTTTCTCTGGCTTTGACTTCCAGCCCACAGAGCCAACAGAAATCAGTGAAGCAGTAGGAGAGAGAGGTTCAGcaaagtcatacagtggccaGTGAATCCCCAAACCTGTCAAGCCTGAAGACAATCCCTAGGCCCCTGACCTTCTAGTAACAGGAACAGGGGATGCTCTCCACGTCCTTTCTCCATGGGGTCCCCACCTCGTTTCTTTCAGTTCCTGGTCACATCTGCAATCAAAAGTTTTCTGACTACTAGGTGCTGTGACGGAGGCAAAAATGAAGAGCCCTGGGGAGCAccagtggagggagagagaggtccCTTTCTTGTGGGAGGAAGTGTTATTCACTTCATTCACTCAGTGATTCAACAGGTATTTATGAAGGGCCTACCTTGTACCAGGCATTCTTCTTGGCAGAGGGTCCCTGCATCCAAGGAACATATTTTCTAGTGGGGAAGACAAACAATAAACATGGCAGAAAATATAAAAGCACTTAAAGGTTGCTACAAATGCCCTCAGGGAAAGAAGCCGGAGCACTGGGTCCCTATGTATGACCCAGAACCCAAGAGAAGTGGCAAAGGTCAAAGATGGCCTTTCTGAAGACAATGTTAAGTGGCCAGTCCTGCTAGGAGACAGGGGGAAAACCTGCCCAGCAGGGAGAACTGCAGTTCCTCTGGACTTGCGGCAGAAAAGAGCAGCACGGCACCACCGGAGAGGCAGAAAAgatgccagtgtggctggagcccagtgagagaggggagggaacGAACAAAGGACAGTGCAGTGGTAGGAAGGAGCCATGATGAAGAGTTTGGTTTTCACTCAAAGTGCTCTAGGGATCCAGAGAGAGGAGTGAATCAAGGGAGGGCCATGAACGAAGTCCATTCAGTAATTTCTCTCTGGCTCGGCTGCTCTCCGTGGAAAATACTGCAAGTGAGCAGGGCACAAAGGAAAACAGGGGAGACCAATTCGGACCCTCTTGCTGCAGCCCAGTTGGGAGATGGTGGTGGCTTGGCCCAGACTGGCAGCATGAATTTGGAGACTAGCGTGTAGGTTCACATGATATTTTGGAAAGAGAACAGACATCACCTGCTGGTGGACTGAAGGCAGTTGGTGAACAAACTTAAGAAATGAATGATTACTATGAGAGCATTTTCTTGCAAGTCTTGATCATGGAGGTGTTATGTATGGTCATAGGCAATACGGGGAGTGGATGAGGTAGATTTGGAGAAGGGAGAAAGACACTTGGGGATGTGTGTCAAGAGCTCCTATGTGCACATGTTAAGTGTCCGAAGTCTGGGGAAGTCTCGTCTCCATGTAGGCTGCAGAAACAGAATTATCGAGAAGACAGGGCACACAAGCAGTGTTTAAAGCCATGAGACTGGGCAGAATCACCTAGAGAGAGTGTAGTCGGGAGAAGGAGGGGCAGGGCTATTCCCTGGGATATGCCAACATGTAGAAATTGGATTTAGAATGATAAGCCAGCAGAAGAGATTACAAAGGACTGGACGGTGAACAGACCGGCCCTAAACCTGACTTCTCTCCAAGAACCTTGCATGGCCCAGGCTCAAGGTCCTCACTCAGGTCGTGCTTTCAGTGGTCCTGGCTGTATTTGCTTGGGAGTTGGTTTAAAATGGGACAACAAGGACTTTGTGTGCTAGAGTTtagatttctctttctgttcatttcaaggtggagctttaaaaagaaataaggtcAGACTCAGACACACTTCAAGAGTGTCTGAAGCCAGCATTGCTCTTCCATTTCATATGACCCACCGCCTTCTTTCTATCTGGAGGGAGTAATAGAAAGGAATGGGGATGTGGTCAGAGAGCAggggaaaagaatagaaaataacaaaataacagaagaaggtaggggatggggagaggaggttccactggggagagggacagatcaactctatatgcaaaaaaaaaaaaaaaacaaaacccatgacTCAAAACACTGAAAACAGGGATTTATGTGAAGAATTCTCTTCCCATGAATTCTCGCTGACATAGCTATGGGAAGGATGCTCCGGGATACAGGGAATGAAAGCGTACCTGTATTTTGTAGTAGGGAAATTGTTTTTGtcaattgacaaaaaaaaaaaagcgcaaaacaacaacaacaaaaaaactgccCCTAAATCCCCCCGAATGAAAATGATTATGAGATACAGGCCAACAAAAAGGTAGTCTTAGGCTTTTATTTAGGAAGAATTGGAAAGTGTTTGGATGTGCCCCTGTTATTTAACCAATAAGAACAATGATTATTACACTGTCTTGAATAAATGCAACA belongs to Vicugna pacos unplaced genomic scaffold, VicPac4 scaffold_184, whole genome shotgun sequence and includes:
- the LOC102526540 gene encoding polyadenylate-binding protein 1-like 2 — protein: MASLYVGDLHPEVTEAMLYEKFSPAGPILSIRICRDKITRRSLGYAYVNYQQPVDAKRALETLNFDVIKGRPVRIMWSQRDPSLRKSGVGNVFIKNLGKTIDNKALYNIFSAFGNILSCKVACDEKGPKGYGFVHFQKQESAERAIDAMNGMFLNYRKIFVGRFKSHKEREAERGAWARQSTSADVKDFEEDTDEEATLR